One Coffea eugenioides isolate CCC68of chromosome 2, Ceug_1.0, whole genome shotgun sequence genomic window, ggataaaaagaaaaaagcattAATATCTATTAGCCAAAGCAGACATGGTGACAAGTCGTGGCAAAAAGAAGCATCTGAACTTACCATTTGAAACAGTTCTATACAGTTTTCCAGCAGTGAACTAAACGAAAACAAGCAAAAGAAGATCAAAATCTTTATCTTTGAACAGGAAAAGTTAAAACGTTCATCATTTTGAGTAATTCTAAAGTACTGTCCATAAGGAAATCTTCAATTGCAAAACTAGCCATGGGAGTAAGTTGGAAAGTAGTGTACAATAAAGTGCATGCAAAGTACTTTAATTAAAAGTTCTGATTTAACTTCATTGTTTTAGGTCTTAGCCTTTCACTAGATGTACAGATGGTCTTCTTCCTCAAAAGCAGCATAAAAGATGATGTCATGGATAAGAATCTTGTAAGATAGTTACCTCTGGCCCCTCTGTCTACTCTTAACCGTGTAAATTCGTTTTCTTAAACAAATCAAAGTCAATTTTAACATGATTCAAGGATATCAACTACTGTATGACTATATGTTAATCCTTCATTTCGATTTTTGACTGTCGCTGGGAATTGTGTTTGTTGTTTACCAGATAGTAGTGTATGTTATTTCCACAACCATGTGCTTTTGATATCAAATTGAACAAGTACAGTGATCATGTACagatgaaaatattttgaaaagaAGTTTGATTATTTTGAGTAGGAAAAAGAAACTTGTACGTTTAAATTTGTCACGCTATTTAGTAATATGATTGCACccgaaaaaaaatatatatatatatatatatatatatataagattgcACTATATAACATGAATTATAATGtaaaggaaggaaggaaggttGGTTGAATTAGATGATAAGGAAGAAAAAATTGTATGTAaaagttttgaatttaaaacctttcacttaaaaaaaataaaaaaaaaagcttcaagTACGATGAAGAGCTAAAATGAAGAGCTGAGTTTAGCATGTAGCGAACGGGGCCAACACTACTTTCTTCAGTCAAGTTCTCTGTTGTAACAATAGTCTAGTctcttacccaaaaaaaaaaaagtccagtCAAGCCAACAATTTGCATAACATTTATCTGTTCCAAATATTGGAGATGCCCACAAACCTTGACTTAAGTGACGAAACCCAAGTCaccaaaatacaaaagtacagAAGCAACACAATTCCCGGCTCCAGGCGTCTAAAAAAGTGCACTTTTAACACAATCATTCCAGGGGCTgctttgaatttaaaaaaaaaaaaaaaaaatcgggcTGCAAAAATTTAGGCAAAGAAATTACCCAGCTCTAGACCAAAAACCTTTTGTACACGATTACGTGTCAGTAACAACTATTATAATTTTACATCATCACTTGTCCGTGATAAACTGTTATCACCCAGCTACGAATTAGCCTGTTTCTAAATTACTTAAGGCCTACAATAATTCAATTGCTAAGGCAAATAAATGGAAGACCACATTATACAACAGAGCTCCAGATTTTAACTCGGCACTTCATCACAATCAACCCTCATGGTACAATCCTATTTGTCTGATCCATTCAGCTGCTAAACCAAAATGTCTCTTTTCTCAGCCATATCTGCTATTATACTATTTTCCAATTCAGTTATCGAGCTGTCATTCTCTGACCATTGATTGTCCGTGCAAGAAATGGCCTCCATCTGTCATCAATAGGAAACAGAACCATCAGCTTCAAGACTCTGAATTGCTCGAACACACTACTACCAATTAAACTTCAGATAAGACAGTAGCCTGCACTGAAAACCACACCAACAATTTGACAAGCATGTTGATGTTTGCAAACATATGCAACTTAGCACACTCACACCTGAAGCCAATTGATCTTGTAATGGCTTTGTTGCATAAAAACAAATCATCGACCTTTAAAATGCTTGGTTATAGGGAATAACACCACCTTCTGAACATGAgcgcgcacacacacacactgaTTTTGCTATTCATCCAAAATACGAATCTGGTCATTGACAACAGTTACTGTGGGCAGATTGCTTGGGAAGACATAACCAGCCCCGAATAGTAAAGACACTTTCAGGGTATCAAGAATGTGAATTTATTCTCAAGTTCTCTATGACTAAATATTCTGGAAAAGCTCATTCCACAGTTTGAATTCAGACGTGTGATGCCAAAACAGCATTGAAGTTGGAAACAAATGAAGCAATCATCAGCATTTTGAAGCAATGTTTGAACAGTTTAACATAAGGAATTTTTCAGGAACAAAGATAGTTAATTTCAATCCAAACTAAAAATATAGGTTTTAAGGAAATTTTTACCACTTTCACCATCAGAAATATCTCCAAGCCTTGCGATGGCATCTACCAGTGCTTGTTCATGTTCCTGTACCAAAAAAGACATCCCATCCTTGCTGAGTAAACAAGTGGAGAAACAAGAATAACCACCAAATTTGCATAATTTCTTACCTTGAGCACTTTCTTTGCCTTCTCAATCTCTTGAGGATCCGGGTGACTAGCACTGAAAACCCTCTCAACCTGTCCAGGATCATTAGTCAGGACACTACAGATGCTATAAAATTTGCCTGTAAAATTACTGATGAATGCTGTTGCTACCTCTTTAATTAAAGTATCTGTGTGAAGCAACTGAATATCATCTGATCCCTTCTTTCCTATGCCATTCTGTGATGGCAGAAAATCCTTGCGTGACTGACCTTTTAACATTCCCCTACCTCTACCTGCACCcggaccaccgtcacgtccaACAGTTCTATTCATTCCACGGCCTGATCCACCATAACCTCCATGATGAGATATTCCAGGGTCTTCACCTTCCCAATGTATATCTTCAGAAGAAATCTGATCCAAAAATAAGATAGATGAATAAATGTCGTGATAATCTCAGCACAAAAACAATGATAATCTTCAAATTGAGAGAACTACTCATCACATGCTTATCTATTATCAGTCACTGTTGACTATTAATATAGGGCAAAACACAACATACTGTCTGACTAAACTTTCGCCCTTGAAGGAAGCTAGAAGTCAAGCAGCATTCCAGAATTTTGAGCTTGGAATACCCAAGTTCACAAGGCATGTCACCAACTGATGATAAACTTTCAAAATTTCCGAAGTGGAACATTTGAATCAATTCCAGACCAGTCTGACCCCACTAGACctcaaaaattcaccatgaaatcATCAAAGAACCTTGTGTGGAACATAAGCAGCAACCAGAATCAGGTCTCAAAACAAGATGCCTATCCATGCTCACCAGGAGACTCAAGCATATTGGAGATAATTTGACAACTGTTCTCATTAACAAACTTATATTGTTAGCAGCTGCCTATCAAGCCAACTGCAGTCCAACCCAAACCCTACTGCAACAGTTTCAGGTCCATCTGAAATACAAAGTTTGAAACATCTTTTTCTGCTAACATTTCTAGATTTGTTGTTTAAGCCATATGAGAAGTGGTGATCCCTCAAAACTTCCAATATCAACCAACAATAAAAATTATGCAAAAAGATATGCCACAAGAGACATAAACCAGACTTCAGGGTATGTTTGCTTTCCAATTACTCTTAAACTTACTCTATGTTTAACCCTATGCTACCTTAAATCCCTGCAGTATCTTTGGTTCATATAATCTTATGGCATGGGAGTTTGCAATCATGAATACATGACAATGGGCTCGAACTTGAAACGATTGCCTAGCATTACACAATGGGCAAAAGAACATGTTGATCCTACCATAGTCTATAAGTAGCAGCTCAGAGTTATGAAgcatgaaaaaaaataattaataaacatCTTACAATTATGCAGAGTGACCAAGGTTAATAGATAAAAAGTTTCTTGTGCAAATTCACTGAATAAAGAAAGCAAAACTTGTATCTACCTCAGCAAGATTGACCCATTCCCATGTCTCATTTGCAGTACCCATATCATAGACAAGAGCATGCAAGCCCTGAAGATGGCACAGAAGACAACTGTCACTAATGGACCAGCAGAGACGTGAATTTGGATTCAAAATTCAGATATACCTCAATTGCATTGTAGTCTGCTACAATAGCTTCATAAAAGTTATTGTCATCTGGCCATCGCGTCCTCACTTTCCTCCCAATCAATTGATTGAATGATCCTGCTTCAGCAGGTTCACTTGCATGACCACCAGAACTAACCCGATTACCAAATTGACTCCTCCCAGTTGGACCCGAGGGAGGGTATTGCATTTTCATGGAAGAAGCATTAGGTAGCATCTGACCCTATGAAGAAAACCATAGGAGAAATAGCTCAAATAAGACAATCAGAAGTTTTAAGTTACAGAACATCAAACATTTCTGACATACAGATTTGTGCTTCTTGCCCTTTGTCCCAACCATAGGTCCACGCTTCCCAGCTGATGAAGATGGCTGGTTCGTTCCAGCCACTGCTTGGGGATGGAAGGAAGGAGAAGGACCTCCAAAAGATTGAGAAGGTAATGAAGGTGCTATCTTCTGTTTCTTGCGAGAAGCTGATACCGAGGGACTGGGCACTGGATCATGGACAGCTTGACCTGCACCAAGCATGGCCGGTTGATGCCCACCTGACTGTCTCCACTCCCTGATCACATTTATCACACATTACAAAGATGAAAGATAACAGGTAGAACAGATCGATTAATGAGTCAAAAATTAGTGTATGACTCTTGACAAAAGGAATTCTGTTTTACAACAACCAGACCTTATTCTTCTGATAACATCATCTGCATTAACCCTGCCAAGAAGTTCTCTATGTTCTTCATTTGACAATCTTAACTCCTTTCTGAGTTCAGTTATTAAACTTTCCTTCTCCTGAAGAAAGTACAATTCATTTAGCAACCACTCATTTCAACCTGATCAAGCAAATATACAGAGATTAGATGCAGCTGTTTAAGTCAAGAGGTACCCAAGAAATGGCATCAGCTTGAGCTTTAAAGGCTCTTAGGACAGAACTGTATGCTTCTTGCTCAAGCTGGTGAATTTGGGCCTCCATATCCGTTTCACCCATCATCCTAGGATATGGTACAGATCCCATAACAGGTGGCCTGCCATTCCCTGCAACACGGGCACCTCCTCTTGGCATTCTGTTCTGATGTGATGGAGGGAGATCATCATCTGTTCCTGCATTAGATTCATTGTGCACAGAGAAGTTATCTTACTTGATGGTGAAGCAGTCAAGCAGGACAGAACAAGAAAGTGCTTTGTCTGTAGAATGGTGTCAAATGATTAATGATGCTCTGCAATTTAGAACAACTAATTTACTAACTAAAGTATTCTTAAATTATTACATGATTTCATTGCAATCATCTTTACATAAATTAACTTTAAACTCAATGCCAGCATCAAGGGTACACTTCTCCATGCAGCGTATGGTTTTATGTGATCCAGTGAAACCTTTAGGCCTAAAATCTGCTTAGAGATAACACCATAGCTATACATAACAGAATACGATACAAAATTCTTAGACATGTGCTTTCAAATTTCCAAGAAGAAGCCTCATCAAAAGAGGATTTTAGCAACCCAGAAGATACccataaataaaaggaaaattgaacACTGCAGATGATCTTCAGCATAAAAAATAGCATTACCATTAAAGTTTAGCAATTTCATATCTTTATAGTCCTGTTCTCTTACATGCACATAATGTGAAgcgaagaagaaaagaaacactaTGAGATTTTCGAAACTAAATTACAAACCTGAAAGTTTTATACCTTCTTATCCTCTAGTTGATCAATTTAGTGACCCATTTTATTTGCTTGATATATTTACCAGCACAAAAAAGCACAGTAAAAAAAATTAGCTGTAGAAGTGCCAACCTTGTTACTCTACTAGAGAAGAGCCTGTTCCATCTAACAGAACATTGACATTTAGCAatatataaaaatcaaataccTCAGTgcatatttcaaatttcagaaaaGTTGATGATCTCACAACGTGTTTCTCCATCTGATCAATATTTTCTCTAGCCAACTTAAGGTACTATTAAACTTACCTCCAGTTTAAGCTCTGAATTTTTCCATAATCCTTTCAATAATTGATACCCTCCAAGCAACATATATCTCTCATAAAAAAATCTCCTACTGTTCATTCTCCCCAAGAAACAAGTAAAGTTTAGCAAAAAACTTGACAGAGCAGTGGCTCAGAAAAGTACATAACTATTTCCAGTACCAACGAATAGAATGCATAAGCTCAAATTATCACATGTTTAACGAAGATTACTACTAAAACATGTTTTTTTCTCATAAAAACGTTATTCCTTTCTGAAACAGCTATAGTTAAAAGTGTTGATTCATACAGTCGATGTGAACTATGGCTTTAATATCTGCAACATTTGTTCCTGTTGCAGCCCATCAACAACGTATACTAGACTGCCAGAGAGGTGACATCTTCAATGTATTTGAGGAACTCTAATTAGAagactaatttttcttaaagatTTTGGATATTAATACTTTTAGGATGATGGACAAAGATTtcaataacaatttaaacatgCAAAGAACAACATATATAAGCAAAGGTACTAATGTACAGTACCAAAACACTTCAAAGTGCAAGATTACCAGAACCAACTGAAAATCAACTAGGCATCACTTCAAATTCACAACAACCCCATCCTAGTGCACATCCCACAGGCAGTTTTACAACATTAGTGCTTTCCATGTGAATTGCCCACATTCCACAGGACAGCTtcctcttagtagtctagactACCTTAACCACCTCACTGCTATAGAAAAACTTGGAACACCCAATCAGAATGAATCAATGAACTACCAGCTCTTCACAAGCTAAGTCCCAATTCTCTCCAATTAAAAATTATGATAAATTTCGAAACCATAGATGCAAGGCACCGATAATGCCAactagctcttgaccaaaaacCACTCAATATTCCAAATAACAACTTGACTATAGCTTTAGAGGATGTTAGGGTCTAAATCAATCACCAAACTTCATAGTCATTCGTAATCCCAATGACCATAAAAAGTCCAAGATATTTTCCTTTcgtttttttcttctttttttggagTTACTTCTAGCTCTATCAGAAGAAAAGCTCaacttcatttaaaaaaaaaaaaccaaaaaaatcaaCTTGATCTTCAACAGGACAAAGCTTAACTCGATAAAGTACATCAATAACAAACTTTTTCACAGAAGAGTAGAACCAATATGCCCCTTTCCCACCACAAATTCGCGGTCTGAAAAAACTACAAAGACCCCATAAAACCAAAACCCACAAAATCAACTACTCCTTACCactaaaattaaacaaaatttctcCATGACCAACAAATGCACACTGAtattcatcataaaatagcTCAAATTCAACAATTAACTCAACTAAACCAACAAAATTACCATATAACGACCAATAATTGCAGCAAAAATACAATCTTTCAATCTTTTTTATctcaaaaaatttagaaaaggtAAAAAGCAACTCACCACTACTATCGTACGGCGGATAATCCATAGCCAGCTTTTACACACACTCTATCCCACCGATTTAGCAGAGAAACCCTAATAAAATTCAAACAGAGAAGAAATATAGAAAGAGAAATCCGAGAAATAGAAGCCAAATTAGCCACAAATGTGAACAATTATGGGAATATCTGTGAAAAAAACAGGGGTTAGGGTTTGGAGAGAGAGTAGAATCGATGATATGTGATTTGTGAGAGGCAGGGCGAGAGGGAGTGAGTACGCGGACGTGAAACAAAAAATTCAGAGTGGGTATGGGTTTTGAATTAAGAGTGGGGTTTGAATTCCGCCTGCTTTTTTGCGTTGAGGAGTTTTGGCGTTTTTTGTTTTCCGGGTTCGAACTCGCATGGTCGCATGTGCCCTCTCAGGCGTTtagagtgttttttttttaaaacccgAATTACTAGTATTTAGCCCCATGCTTATAGCACATATTCTTGTGATGAGTTATGAGTCGATATAAAGTTTAAATAATTCATCACCAATTATAGTGTatataaattcatcaccaattatagtgtatatatatatatacatcacTTGGTATGGTATTCTTGAACATGATAAGGCGTTAAACGTTGGTTGCTGATTGAAAGTCTAGTATGGTAATTCCATACTTATATGTATATAGGGTGATAAATAGCTGTAAAAATCAAGTTCATTTCTAATTCACTGACCTCcccatcctcttcctcttgatAATCGTGTTAGTGAACTCATAGATAATGATACTCGTGTTTGTGAACTCATAGATAATGAGTTTCATGTTTAGGAATGCAATCGAGTTGAATGGAGTCGAGTATGCTACTCGaattaaaaaatttggatttgaacttgaacttgaacttgaactcgagttcgattTTGTTTTGTCTTACTCAAGTTTGATCGAGTTCGAGGTCGAACTTGAACTTGCGCAAATCAAGCCAATCGATTTTAATTTGAGTTTAGTCAAACTCAATCGAGTCTaatcaaatttaataaatataaatttatattttatataattttaaacaatGGACAAAGTAGATATTTCATgttaataaacaaaaaaataataaaaaagacaCATATATGTAAGCTCGATTGTGCTCGATTAAATTCGaggaactttcaaattttacatattaAGCTCGAAATTCTGTTGACCGAGCATGCTCTTGAGTTATTTGATTGAATTTGACTCATTTGAACTACCGGTCGTGTTGGATGTTTCATTAATTGATGATATTTTCTATTCCGAGGAAGCAAAAGCTCATCAAATCGATTCCCGTGGGCCGAGTACGAGCTATTAAGCTCGAAATTCTGTTGACCGAGCATGCTCTTGAGTTATTTGATTGAATTTGACTCATTTGAACTACTGGTCGTGTTGGATGTTTCATTAATTGATGATATTTTCTATTCCGAGGAAGCAAAAGCTCATCAAATCGATTCCCGTGGCCGAGTACGAGCTAAAGATAGATAGATTTGGCACTATACAAAGAATGATAAGTTTACTGTCAGAAGTGCTTACCATATTACCTTGAATTCAAAGATTACTCAATCCGACTTAATTAATCAAGGGAATTACAGTGGAGAATGGGATCGTGTACAGAAGAAAATTTGGACTCTTAATGCTGCCAGCAAGTGCAAGCATCTACTTTAGTGCATTTGTCACAATTCTCTTCGTTCTTGTGATAATCTAAGACATAGGGGAGTGTTAACTGACCTCACTTGTGTACCGTACGTCAAAGCTGACGGAGACTTTCTGCATGGTTTAATTTATTGTCCAGTGTCAACTCAGGTTTGGACGCTAGCATTCTTAGAATGGAAAATTCAATTACTGTATCGCAGTAAGGAAATGATACGAAAGTTTTCCAGTAATGATTGTGAGTACTTTGCCATCTTATGCTTTGAGATTTGGAATGCGCAATATTTGTTCAATAGAAAATGCAAGGATTCTTTGGCATTAGTGTCGTTTGCATCTTGTCTCAATGCCGCCTTCAAAGAAGCTAACGTGAGTCCCACAAATCATTTGACGAACCACGAAGCTGCTCGATGGTCCTCCTGGACACAGACCACTTTATAGTTAACTTTGATGCTGCTATTTCCCAGGTTAAAGATGCTTATGGTATAGGTATTGTTATTTGTGAGACTGCAAACGAAGTGAGTCGAGTTGAGTTTTTTCCTAATTGAATGAGTCTTGGATCAATTTTATCAAGTTCGAACTTGAGCATGAACTTGATAAACGTTCAATATAAAACTCGAGTTCGACTTCAAATTTGAGCCTAGTCAAATTCATACTCGAGCCTACttgtgtttaaaaaaaaaagaaaaaataattacttCATTCGTCCCATTAAAAGTGttatacttttcttttttgactattccaaaatatttgtcatgttTGGCATTTTTAACTACTTTATACTCTGAAATTCTCCTTATGCCATTCATTAATGATGCATAAAAACAAATGTGATGAGATTGATTTTTACTTCTTACTTTGACCAGCACATGATTAAGGGTAAAagtgaaataaaagaaaaaacttttTGGTTGAGTGTACTGTGCATAAAAAGTACATATTCTCAAACATGATTAAATATATGGGATAAAggaaatatttaatttttttaaaaaaatgaataaaatattcattttttcttaataaatataaaaatgttAGGGATATATAAGTaatttactattaaaataaaaataatatatacatacatttatacataattgaGTCGACTCGCGAGTTAACGAGTTAAGTTTCTCTATGCTCGACTCAAGTTTGATAACTCGATTTAGTTGGCTTGAACTTAACCCGAACTTGATATTGATTGAGTTCGAatccaaatttgaccaaatcGACTCACAAGCGTTCATGAGTGGTTTAATTCATTTGTAACCTTAGTaataaaatctttttttttttaaattaaaaaatcaATTAGCACATCTTTTTTGGGGTCCCTTTTTGCTTTTAAGATATTCAACACCATTTTACTGATAATAGACAAATTAATTGCTTATTTCCCCTTTACCTATGAAACAAATATTTATGAGTGGCAGCTTCAATAATTCCTTTCACgtcaattaattaaattaaaaagAATTAGTGAGACATTTCCAAAAATTATCTCGTGTAGACAAAGTTGTTGAGATATGCAAACTATTGCAGATTTTTCTAGATTCATTTGGTACTAGAATAATTTAATTAATTGCTGAATAAATGTTATTGTTTGAATATTTGTTAACAGAAAATTATGTTGAGTTGAAACAGAAAATCATGTTGAgttgttaacaaatatttttgCTAAGATTTAGATTACATTAATTTGTAGGGAAAATGACctatttcatccctcacatttcacaaaaatattcttttcgtcccttacttttaaaatgaagtAATTTCGTCCCTgtcatttaaaaattaaagctattacatcctGGAAtccaattttcaatctgaatcaaaccacctATCAACCCGATTACAAATTTTGAAGGtataattggtagatcacttggttaactcaacttgaatATAACTCAACTTGAATTCCTATATTGTTATTGTATACACTGATGGTTTTATGTACTTAccatatcatttcaatttaaatttaaacaccaaattttgtatttatgatacacatctagACTTGCAAGCGAATATACTAACgatgcatgaaaagatttacccaAAAGAAAAATTCGACTATTCCAAGACAAATAATGGTCTTTATGTTataatgtttatttttttggtttgataaatgtcatgtgaatatgatgaaattgaccgagtgacctatcaattctatctccgaaatttattactgggttattggatggtttgattcaaattgaaaattaggttcagggatgtaatagctttaatttttaaatgtcagggatgaaattgcttcattttaaaagtgagggacgaaaagaatattttgtgaaatgtgagggatgaaacaggtcatttttCCTAATTTGTATGGAGATTTGTTAGATGAAAATTATGGAAATTTGTTAGATGAAAATTATGTTAGTTTGTTTTATGTAAACTCTATAAATAGTGAGTTGATGAATAAAGAACATAAGATTATCTTTAGCCATCTTTAGCCTTTAATACAAATCCTTTGTAAGCCATTTTTTGCAATATTAATTAAGATGTTGTTTCTTAgtttataacataaaaaaaacaATACAGACTCTTGAGACATAGGGTCTTGATACCACTTTGTTTAAATGATACAACAATACAATGCCTATATTTATAGGTAGTACATAATAAATCTAAACACTTAAAACATATGGTAGGATCCTAATTAATGCTTATAGTACTAATTGATACAATATCCTATTTGATAAAACAAAATATTTTTCTCAACTGATTGACTTGATTTTCTCAATTTGATTGTATAGTCTTATCATGCCCCCGCAACTTGGATGGCTGTAGAGCAAGTCTAATCTTGGCCTTGAGAGAGTCAAACTAAGAATGAGCAAGAGTGTTGATGAGTTGATTAGTGGCAGAAACATGTGACACTCGTAGGAAACCATTTTGAACTTGTTCATGGATAAAATGATAGTGAAGAGCAACATGTTTCATGCTTGAGTGGAAAATCGAATTAGAATAGAGATTTGTTGCACCAACATTATCACAACATATAACAGGTTATGGGAAAAGAGTAACACTGAGTTGTATAGCGATGAAGGCTACATATCAGTATTTAGTCTCAATTGAAAAGTGAGCCATAGTACGCTATTTTTTGGAGCTCCAAGAAATAGGATTGTGACTCAGATAGATTGTATATGCACCAGTGGAGATGAAATCATCTTTGTTACCTGCCCAATCAACATCGAAATCAACTTGAAGTGCTAGTGAAGAGGTCCGACAAAGTGTGATACCATGATTTAAGGTGCCATAGAGATATCGCAGTGAACGCTTGACCACATTCTAATGGTCACTTGTCAGTTGATGCATAAATTGAGAGTTTATTCACTGCATAGGCAATGTCCAACCAGGCAAGGGAGAGATAATGGAGGCTACTAACAACTATGTGATACTCGGTTAGATCAGATAGTAGAGTCCCCAATTACAAGGTGAGAAATGGATAGGTTGCTAGTGGTATAGAAGCAAGCTTTAATTCAGTCGAGTTTTGTCAAGAAAATCAGCAACGTACTTGCGTTAACTGAGGAAAAAACCATTGGTGTGGGAGGTAATTTCCACTCCAATGAAGTATGTTATGGGACCAAGATCCTTGAGAGAAAAGTGCTGAGAAAGTTGTTCCACGAAAGTATGCGTAGCTTTGGTATTGTTTTCAGTTACAAAGAAATCATCTACATAAATTAGAAGATAAAGAATGGTGCCACTATAATTGAAGATGAACAAAGAAGTATTGGCAATGTTGGTAAAGCcatattgaagaagaaattgccGCAATTAATGATACCAGACATGTGGGGCTTGTTTGAGACTATAGATAACCTTGCAGAGCATGCAGAGATGATAAGGATGGTCATGATCAATGAAACCCGGAAATTGAAATATGAACACATTCTCAATGCGAGTACTTTGTAGGAAGGCATTATTGACATCAAGATGTCTGAGCGACTAACCCTGACTGATGGTGAGACTAAGAACAAGATGGACAGTGGTGAG contains:
- the LOC113762847 gene encoding protein EMSY-LIKE 3-like; the protein is MDYPPYDSSGTDDDLPPSHQNRMPRGGARVAGNGRPPVMGSVPYPRMMGETDMEAQIHQLEQEAYSSVLRAFKAQADAISWEKESLITELRKELRLSNEEHRELLGRVNADDVIRRIREWRQSGGHQPAMLGAGQAVHDPVPSPSVSASRKKQKIAPSLPSQSFGGPSPSFHPQAVAGTNQPSSSAGKRGPMVGTKGKKHKSGQMLPNASSMKMQYPPSGPTGRSQFGNRVSSGGHASEPAEAGSFNQLIGRKVRTRWPDDNNFYEAIVADYNAIEGLHALVYDMGTANETWEWVNLAEISSEDIHWEGEDPGISHHGGYGGSGRGMNRTVGRDGGPGAGRGRGMLKGQSRKDFLPSQNGIGKKGSDDIQLLHTDTLIKEVERVFSASHPDPQEIEKAKKVLKEHEQALVDAIARLGDISDGESDGGHFLHGQSMVRE